A genomic window from Plasmodium malariae genome assembly, chromosome: 10 includes:
- the PmUG01_10022300 gene encoding S-adenosylmethionine-dependent methyltransferase, putative translates to MVRPEYASPPDIFYNEDEAKKYIRNSRIRNIQAQMTERAMELLLLPDSPCLLLDIGCGSGLSGITLNESDHFWIGIDISIHMIKAGLQNEAHLGGDMLLADMGKLMRFQSNIFDGVVSISALQWLCNWDKKEERPISRMITFFKWLCVCLKKGARAVFQFYPDSAEQIEALTKFAMRAGFGGGVVVDYPNSTKSKKYYLCLWEGSSMVSHPPNQIEYEEDEVISLERRSHNKKAKKQIKKNKEWIMKKKEQRRMKGLHVKRDSKYTGRKRKGRF, encoded by the exons ATGGTTAGGCCTGAGTATGCTTCACCCCCCGATATT TTTTACAACGAAGatgaagcaaaaaaatacattaggAATTCGAGAATTAGAAATATACAGGCTCAAATGACTGAGAGAGCAATGGAGCTCCTTCTACTACCAGAT TCCCCATGTTTATTATTAGATATTGGATGTGGGTCAGGATTAAGTGGAATAACTCTAAATGAGTCGGATCATTTTTGGATAGGAATAGACATTAGCATTCATATGATAA AAGCAGGTTTGCAAAATGAAGCCCACCTTGGTGGAGACATGCTTTTAGCAGACATGGgaaaat TGATGAGGTTCCAATCTAACATTTTTGATGGAGTAGTCAG TATATCTGCGTTACAGTGGTTGTGCAACTGGgataaaaaagaggaaagaCCAATCTCCAGAatgataacattttttaagtgGTTATGTGTCTGTCTAAAAAAAGGAGCCAGAGct gtatttcaattttatcCTGACTCAGCAGAACAAATAGAAGCACTCACAAAATTTGCGATGAGGGCTGGCTTTGGAGGCGGTGTTGTTGTTGACTATCCAAATTCGACAAAATccaaaaa ATATTACTTGTGTTTATGGGAAGGATCATCGATGGTTTCACATCCTCCCAATCAAATAGAATATGAGGAAGATGAAGTTATTTCGTTGGAAAGGAGAAG TCATAATAAGAAAGCAAAGAAgcaaattaagaaaaataaagagtggattatgaagaaaaaggaacaaaGAAGAATGAAA